The Mesotoga sp. UBA6090 region TTCGAAAAATTCCCTTCACTTCGCAGAAGCCTTATCTTTGCTGGAGAGGTTTTGAATCCATCGTTAAGAGTGACTCCAATCTTCACTGCTTGGAGATCGCGATCGTCAAGAATTCCCTTTACTCGTGCGACATAAGTTTTCTCTATCTCTGAAGCGGGATGTGAAACAAGATTCGCAAGATCGCCGTCGTTTGTCATCAATATGAGGCCACAACTGTCTTGATCTAGCCTACCCACGTGAAAGACCCTCTCTTTGATCTTTCCGTCAATTAAATCTGTAAGCGTTTTCCTTCCTCGATCATCGCTCATGGCACTGAGATATCCAATTGGTTTGTTGACTAGATAGACGACCTTCTCTTCGCCAGAAAAACTCAGTCTGCTTCCGTCAAGAAGTATTTCAGAAGATTCAGGTGTGACATCAAGCCTCGGGTAAGTCTCTATCCTGCCGTTCACTTTCACCCTCCCGTCTAGGATCGCTTGGGTTGATTTTCTCCTCGACATTCCCGTTATC contains the following coding sequences:
- a CDS encoding pseudouridine synthase, producing the protein MSRRKSTQAILDGRVKVNGRIETYPRLDVTPESSEILLDGSRLSFSGEEKVVYLVNKPIGYLSAMSDDRGRKTLTDLIDGKIKERVFHVGRLDQDSCGLILMTNDGDLANLVSHPASEIEKTYVARVKGILDDRDLQAVKIGVTLNDGFKTSPAKIRLLRSEGNFSKYSITIYEGHKREIREIFKVFNKPVVSLVRVSIGTLSISLVPNPGDVKRLSRKEIDLLSKGAQKRTPRKGNKNL